From the genome of Neomonachus schauinslandi chromosome 5, ASM220157v2, whole genome shotgun sequence, one region includes:
- the CASKIN1 gene encoding caskin-1, with translation MGKEQELVQAVKAEDVGTAQRLLQRPRPGKAKLLGSTKKINVNFQDPDGFSALHHAALNGNTELITLLLEAQAAVDIKDNKGMRPLHYAAWQGRKEPMKLVLKAGSAVNIPSDEGHIPLHLAAQHGHYDVSEMLLQHQSNPCMVDNSGKTPLDLACEFGRVGVVQLLLSSNMCAALLEPRPGDTTDPNGTSPLHLAAKNGHIDIIRLLLQAGIDINRQTKAGTALHEAALCGKTEVVRLLLDSGINAHVRNTYSQTALDIVHQFTTSQASKEIKQLLREASAALQVRATKDYCNNYDLTSLNVKAGDIITVLEQHPDGRWKGCIHDNRTGNDRVGYFPSSLGEAIVKRAGSRAGAEPSPSQAGSSSGPSVPPEEIWVLRKPFAGGDRSGSVSGVAGARGSGGHTLHAGSEGVKLLATVLSQKSVSESSPGESPVKPPEGSTGAARAQPPAAHAGQVYGEQLPRKLEPASEGKSAEAVSQWLATFQLQLYAPNFISAGYDLPTISRMTPEDLTAIGVTKPGHRKKITAEISSLSLPDWLPEHKPANLAVWLSMIGLAQYYKVLVDNGYENIDFITDITWEDLQEIGITKLGHQKKLMLAVRKLAELQKAEYAKYEGGPLRRKAPQSLEVMAIESPTPPEPAPAECLSPKMTTFQDSELSGELQAAMTGPAEGATAATTAEKPSNHLPPTPRASIRQEPSLGGQARHMSSSQELLGDGPPGPSSPMSRSQEYLLDEGPAPGTPPKETRSSRHGHSVKRASVPPVPGKPRQVLPPGAGHFTPPQTPTKAQPGSPQALGGPHGPTPATAKVKPTPQLLPPTERPMSPRSLPQSPTHRGFAYVLPQPVESDAGPAAPGPAPAAAPPPVPTLCLPPEADMEPGRPKKRAHSLNRYAASDSEPERDELLVPAAAGPYATVQRRVGRSHSVRAPAGTDKNVNRSQSFAVRPRKKGPPPPPPKRSSSAMASANLADESVPDAETEGAGTEEGRLGVRAQRRRASDLAGSVDTGSAGSVKSIAAMLELSSIGGGGRAARRPPEGHPTPHPASPEPGRVATVLASVKHKEAIGPDGEVVNRRRTLSGPVTGLLATARRGPGESGGPADHGHFVEDGATRQRSRGPAKGEASAEGPPLARVEASATLKRRIRAKQSQQENVKFILTESDTVKRRPKAKEREAGPEPPPPLSVYQNGTGTVRRRPTSEQAGPPELPPPPPPAEPPPSDLLHLPPLPPPDTDTRKPAKPPVSPKPVLAQPVPKIQGSPTPASKKVPLPGPGSPEVKRAHGTPPPVSPKPPPPPTAPKPAKAAAGLQSGSASPSPSPSPARQPPAALTKPASTPPSLSASPAKPPSPGAPALHVPAKPPRAAAAAAAAGSPAAPDGASPGDSARQKLEETSACLAAALQAVEEKIRQEDAQGARPSSAEEKSAGSILDDIGSMFDDLADQLDAMLE, from the exons ATGGGGAAGGAGCAAGAGCTGGTGCAGGCGGTGAAGGCGGAGGACGTGGGGACCGCGCAGAGGCTGCTGCAGAGGCCGCGGCCCGGGAAGGCCA AGCTCCTGGGCTCCACCAAGAAGATCAATGTCAACTTTCAGGACCCCGATGG CTTCTCTGCCCTGCACCACGCGGCACTGAATGGCAACACAGAACTGATCACCCTGCTGCTGGAGGCCCAGGCTGCTGTGGACATCAAGGACAACAAAG GCATGCGGCCGCTGCACTACGCGGCCTGGCAGGGCCGGAAGGAGCCCATGAAGCTGGTGCTGAAGGCGGGCTCAGCGGTGAACATCCCATCTGACGAGGGCCACATCCCTCTGCACCTGGCAGCCCAGCATGGTCACTATGATGTG TCCGAGATGTTGCTGCAGCACCAGTCCAACCCGTGCATGGTGGACAACTCGGGGAAGACGCCCCTGGACCTGGCCTGTGAGTTCGGCCGCGTTGGG GTGGTCCAGTTGCTCCTGAGTAGCAACATGTGTGCGGCCTTGCTGGAGCCTCGGCCGGGGGATACCACCGACCCCAATGGCACCAGCCCCTTGCACCTGGCGGCCAAGAATGGCCACATTGACATCATCAG ACTCCTCCTCCAAGCCGGCATTGACATTAATCGCCAGACCAAGGCCGGCACAGCCCTGCACGAGGCCGCACTCTGTGGGAAGACAGAAGTGGTGCGGCTACTGCTGGAT AGTGGGATTAATGCCCACGTGAGGAACACCTACAGCCAGACGGCCCTGGACATCGTGCACCAGTTCACCACATCCCAGGCCAGCAAGGAGATCAAGCAACTGCTgcgag AGGCTTCAGCGGCCCTGCAGGTCCGGGCAACCAAGGATTATTGCAACAATTACGACCTGACCAGCCTCAACGTGAAAGCTGGGGACATCATCACG GTCCTCGAGCAGCATCCGGATGGCCGGTGGAAGGGCTGTATCCATGACAACCGGACAGGCAACGACCGGGTGGGCTACTTTCCATCCTCCCTGGGCGAGGCCATTGTGAAGCGAGCAG GTTCTCGAGCAGGTGCCGAACCAAGCCCATCGCAGGCGGGCAGCTCATCAGGGCCCTCCGTGCCCCCCGAGGAGATCTGGGTGCTGAGGAAGCCTTTTGCAG GTGGGGATCGCAGCGGCAGCGTGAGCGGCGTGGCCGGTGCAAGAGGTAGTGGGGGCCACACCCTGCACGCAGGCTCCGAAGGGGTCAAG CTCCTGGCAACAGTGCTCTCCCAGAAGTCTGTCTCCGAGTCCAGCCCCGGGGAAAGCCCTGTCAAGCCTCCAGAGGGCTCCACAG GTGCGGCCCGGGCCCAGCCTCCAGCGGCCCACGCTGGGCAGGTGTATGGGGAACAGTTGCCCAGGAAGCTGGAGCCGGCATCGGAGGGCAAG AGTGCCGAGGCCGTGAGCCAGTGGCTCGCCACGTTCCAGCTGCAGCTCTACGCCCCCAATTTCATCAGCGCCGGCTACGACCTGCCCACCATCAGCCGCATGACCCCGGAG GACCTCACGGCCATTGGGGTCACCAAGCCGGGCCACCGGAAGAAGATCACTGCGGAGATCAGCAGCTTGAGCCTCCCCGACTGGCTGCCTGAGCACAAACCC GCGAACCTGGCGGTGTGGCTGTCCATGATCGGCCTGGCCCAGTACTACAAGGTGCTGGTGGACAATGGCTACGAGAACATCGACTTCATCACCGACATCACCTGGGAGGACCTGCAGGAGATCGGCATCACTAAGCTGG GACACCAGAAGAAGCTGATGCTGGCAGTGAGGAAACTGGCGGAGCTGCAGAAGGCAGAGTATGCCAAGTACGAGGGGGGACCCCTGCGCCGGAAGGCCCCACAGTCACTCGAAGTGATGGCCATTGAGTCGCCAACCCCGCCTGAGCCAGCCCCCGCTGAGTGCCTGTCTCCTAAGATGACCACCTTCCAGGACAGCGAGCTCAGTGGCGAGCTGCAGGCTGCCATGACTGGCCCAGCAGAGGGGGCCACCGCCGCCACCACTGCCGAGAAGCCCTCCAACCACCTGCCCCCGACGCCGAGGGCCTCCATACGGCAGGAGCCCAGCCTGGGAGGACAGGCTCGGCACATGAGCAGCTCTCAGGAGCTGCTGGGTGATGGGCCCCCCGGGCCTAGCAGCCCGATGTCACGAAGCCAGGAGTACCTGCTGGATGAGGGGCCAGCCCCCGGCACCCCACCCAAGGAGACCCGGTCCAGCCGCCACGGCCACAGTGTCAAGCGGGCCAGTGTGCCCCCGGTGCCGGGCAAACCGCGGCAGGTCCTTCCGCCAGGTGCCGGCCACTTCACGCCCCCTCAGACGCCCACTAAagcccagccaggctcccctcagGCCCTGGGGGGGCCTCATGGTCCCACCCCAGCCACAGCCAAGGTGAAGCCCACCCCACAGCTGCTGCCACCAACAGAGCGACCCATGTCACCCCGTTCGCTGCCTCAGTCACCCACGCACCGTGGCTTTGCCTACGTGCTACCCCAGCCCGTGGAGAGCGATGCAGGGCCAGCTGCCCCCGGGCCCGCACCTGCGGCCGCGCCTCCACCCGTGCCCACGCTGTGCCTGCCTCCGGAGGCCGACATGGAGCCGGGGCGGCCCAAGAAGCGAGCCCACAGCCTGAATCGCTATGCAGCATCCGACAGTGAGCCAGAGCGGGACGAGCTGTTGGTGCCAGCTGCCGCGGGGCCCTATGCCACCGTCCAGCGGCGTGTGGGCCGGAGCCACTCGGTGCGAGCGCCTGCCGGCACCGACAAGAATGTCAACCGCAGCCAGTCCTTTGCCGTGCGGCCCCGAAAGAAggggccgcccccgccccctcccaagCGCTCCAGCTCCGCCATGGCCAGCGCCAACCTGGCCGACGAGTCGGTGCCGGATGCTGAGACGGAGGGGGCTGGGACCGAGGAGGGCCGGCTGGGGGTGCGGGCACAGCGCCGGCGGGCTAGTGACCTGGCCGGCAGCGTGGACACAGGCAGCGCCGGCAGTGTGAAGAGCATCGCAGCCATGCTAGAGCTGTCCTCCATCGGGGGCGGGGGCCGAGCGGCTCGCAGGCCCCCAGAGGGCCACCCCACGCCTCACCCTGCCAGCCCGGAGCCAGGCCGGGTAGCCACAGTTTTGGCCTCAGTGAAGCACAAGGAAGCCATCGGGCCTGACGGTGAGGTGGTGAACCGGCGCCGCACACTCAGCGGGCCGGTCACGGGACTTCTGGCCACTGCCCGCCGGGGGCCTGGGGAGTCAGGGGGGCCTGCAGATCATGGCCACTTTGTGGAGGATGGTGCCACCCGGCAGCGGTCTCGAGGTCCAGCCAAGGGTGAGGCAAGTGCGGAGGGCCCGCCCCTGGCCAGGGTGGAGGCCAGTGCCACGCTCAAAAGGCGCATCCGAGCCAAGCAGAGCCAGCAGGAGAACGTCAAGTTCATCCTGACTGAGTCTGACACAGTCAAGCGCCGGCCCAAGGCCAAGGAGCGGGAAGCAGGTCCCGAGCCACCACCGCCACTGTCTGTGTACCAGAACGGCACGGGCACTGTGCGCCGCAGACCCACCTCTGAGCAGGCTGGGCCCCCAgaactgccccccccacccccacctgcagaACCCCCACCCTCCGACCTGCTGCAccttccccccctgcccccgccggACACCGATACCCGGAAGCCAGCCAAGCCGCCAGTCTCTCCCAAGCCCGTGCTGGCTCAGCCTGTGCCCAAGATCCAGGGCTCACCCACGCCTGCCTCCAAGAAGGTGCCACTGCCAGGTCCTGGCAGCCCAG AGGTGAAGCGCGCCCACGGCACGCCGCCGCCCGTGTCTCCcaagccgccgccgccgcccacgGCGCCCAAGCCGGCCAAGGCCGCAGCGGGGCTGCAGTCGGGCAGTGCCAGCCCGTCCCCCTCGCCCTCGCCGGCTCGCCAGCCGCCCGCCGCCCTCACCAAGCCGGCCAGCACGCCGCCCTCGCTAAGCGCCAGCCCCGCCAAACCCCCGTCCCCCGGCGCGCCCGCGCTGCACGTGCCCGCCAAGCCGCCGCgcgcagccgcagccgcagccgcagctGGGTCCCCTGCCGCGCCCGACGGCGCCTCGCCGGGAGACAGCGCCaggcagaagctggaggagaCTAGCGCGTGCCTGGCGGCGGCGCTGCAAGCCGTAGAAGAAAAGATCCGGCAGGAGGACGCGCAGGGCGCACG cccctcGTCCGCGGAGGAGAAGAGCGCCGGCAGCATACTGGACGACATCGGCAGCATGTTCGACGACCTGGCGGACCAGCTGGACGCCATGCTGGAGTGA